From Ptychodera flava strain L36383 chromosome 2, AS_Pfla_20210202, whole genome shotgun sequence, the proteins below share one genomic window:
- the LOC139124277 gene encoding uncharacterized protein: MVTAPLAPLPLDFDDDYYYIKTRYYKGDAGILFRMVEITASVLLQAVVALVWLSVWGITDHLLYPNDITKSALASFAAAAILVLVIYTFRYPASLLSRHVKNPVARLVLEDTWFLLQHIAVVQHWRGFWLLSATFILPGIPPAGLVIGHVVAFLVLTFMLGGYAIAISGMTCVCKDGENVDGSVFQLPIYFTQMVKRFTSNSEPRQASLEIDTAFKYVTETEVTVKYEANDN, encoded by the exons ATGGTAACCGCACCACTGGCTCCTCTACCTCTCGACTTCGATGATGACTATTATTACATAAAAACCAGATACTACAAAGGAGACGCTGGAATCCTTTTCCGAATGGTTGAAATTACAGCGAGTGTTCTCCTCCAGGCAGTTGTCGCCCTCGTCTGGCTCTCTGTTTGGGGTATCACCGACCACTTGCTTTACCCCAATGATATTACAAAGTCGGCCTTGGCGTCGTTTGCAGCGGCAGCGATTCTTGTTCTGGTGATCTACACCTTCCGCTACCCGGCGAGTCTCCTCTCCAGGCACGTCAAGAACCCTGTCGCGCGACTGGTACTGGAAGATACGTGGTTCCTCCTACAACACATTGCCGTCGTCCAACACTGGAGAGGCTTTTGGCTGCTGTCTGCGACATTCATTCTCCCGGGGATCCCTCCTGCTGGGCTTGTGATCGGCCATGTGGTTGCCTTTCTAGTTTTGACGTTTATGCTCGGTGGCTATGCAATCGCCATCTCAGGAATGACATGCGTCTGTAAAGACGGCGAAAATGTCGACGGCAGTGTGTTTCAACTTCCGATTTACTTCACGCAAATG GTGAAGCGCTTCACATCAAACTCAGAGCCACGACAAGCTTCACTGGAAATAGACACGGCATTCAAGTACGTCACAGAGACTGAAGTAACTGTCAAGTATGAAGCAAACGATAACTAA